In one Notolabrus celidotus isolate fNotCel1 unplaced genomic scaffold, fNotCel1.pri scaffold_316_arrow_ctg1, whole genome shotgun sequence genomic region, the following are encoded:
- the klhl26 gene encoding LOW QUALITY PROTEIN: kelch-like protein 26 (The sequence of the model RefSeq protein was modified relative to this genomic sequence to represent the inferred CDS: inserted 1 base in 1 codon), translating to MAESDGGDFASQYPRNSMANKNSTLRCTFSAPSHSATLLQGLSILRSQGQLLDVVLAINEERFQVHKAVLAACSDYFRAMFTGGMRESSQDTIELKGLSARGLKHIIDFAYSSEVTLDLDCIQDVLGAAVFLQMVPVVELCEEFLKSAMSVETCLHIGQMATTFSLSSLKESVDAFTFRHFLQIAEEEDFLHIPMERLVFFLQSNKLKNCNEIDLFHAAIRWLRYDASRRAQASSVLCHVRFPLMRSSELVDSVQTVDIMVEDVLCRQYLLEAFNYQILPFRQHEMQSSRTLIRSDVMSLITFGGTPYTDNDRTVSTKVYHLPDIASRQFKELTEMEAGCSHACVAVLDNFVYVVGGQHLQYRSGEGAVDSCYRYDPHLSQWLRIQPLQEARIQFQLNVLRGLLYATGGRNRSGSLSSVECYCPKKNEWACVEPLKRRIWGHAGTPCGEKLYISGGYGVSLDDKKTLHCYDPASDQWDFKXPMNEPRVLHAMISARDRVYALGGRMDHVDRCFDVLAVEYYVPENDQWTTVSPMRAGQSEAGCCLLDGKIYIVGGYNWHLNNVTSIVQVYNTDTDEWERDLHFPESFAGIASTSIIIPQNTTQR from the exons tATGGCTAACAAGAACAGCACCCTGCGCTGTACATTCTCGGCCCCCAGCCACAGTGCCACCCTCCTCCAGGGTTTGTCCATCTTACGATCACAGGGTCAGCTCCTTGACGTCGTGCTCGCCATCAACGAGGAGCGCTTCCAGGTCCACAAGGCTGTACTGGCTGCCTGCAGTGATTACTTCAG aGCGATGTTTACAGGAGGGATGAGGGAATCAAGTCAAGACACCATTGAGTTGAAGGGTCTGTCGGCCCGTGGCCTGAAGCACATTATTGACTTTGCCTACAGTTCAGAGGTCACTCTAGACCTGGACTGTATTCAGGATGTCCTCGGGGCAGCCGTGTTTCTCCAAATGGTCCCAGTCGTGGAGCTCTGCGAGGAGTTCCTGAAGTCGGCGATGAGCGTGGAGACCTGCCTGCACATCGGCCAGATGGCCACCACCTTCAGCCTGTCTTCCCTCAAAGAATCAGTGGATGCCTTCACCTTCCGACACTTCCTCCAGATCGCCGAGGAGGAGGACTTCTTGCACATTCCCATGGAGCGCCTGGTGTTCTTCCTGCAGAGCAACAAACTAAAGAACTGTAACGAGATTGACCTCTTCCACGCCGCCATCAGGTGGCTCAGGTATGACGCGTCTCGCAGGGCTCAAGCCAGCAGCGTCCTCTGCCACGTGCGCTTCCCTCTGATGCGCTCGTCCGAGCTGGTGGACAGCGTTCAGACGGTGGACATCATGGTGGAGGACGTGCTGTGCCGCCAGTATCTCCTCGAGGCCTTCAACTACCAGATTCTTCCTTTCCGACAGCATGAGATGCAATCGTCCCGAACGCTCATCCGCTCTGACGTCATGTCGCTCATCACCTTCGGGGGGACGCCGTACACCGACAACGACCGCACCGTGAGCACAAAGGTGTACCACCTCCCCGACATCGCCTCCCGCCAGTTCAAGGAGCTGACGGAGATGGAGGCCGGGTGCAGCCACGCTTGCGTCGCCGTGCTTGATAACTTTGTGTACGTGGTCGGCGGGCAGCACCTGCAGTACCGCAGCGGCGAGGGGGCGGTGGACAGCTGTTATCGCTACGACCCGCATCTGAGCCAGTGGCTGCGCATCCAACCCCTGCAGGAGGCTCGGATCCAGTTTCAGCTCAACGTGCTGCGCGGACTCCTGTACGCCACCGGGGGGCGCAACAGATCCGGCAGTCTGTCATCTGTGGAGTGTTACTGCCCGAAGAAGAACGAGTGGGCTTGTGTGGAGCCATTAAAACGCAGGATTTGGGGTCATGCAGGGACCCCTTGTGGAGAGAAACTGTACATATCAGGGGGTTACGGGGTCTCACTGGACGACAAGAAAACCCTCCACTGCTACGACCCGGCTTCGGACCAGTGGGACTTCA GCCCCATGAACGAGCCAAGAGTGCTGCACGCCATGATCAGCGCCAGAGATCGGGTGTATGCGTTGGGCGGTCGCATGGACCACGTGGACCGCTGCTTCGACGTCCTCGCGGTCGAGTATTACGTCCCCGAAAACGACCAGTGGACCACGGTGAGCCCCATGAGAGCGGGGCAGTCCGAGGCCGGCTGCTGTCTGCTGGACGGGAAGATCTACATCGTCGGGGGGTACAACTGGCACCTGAACAATGTGACGAGCATCGTGCAGGTCTACAACACGGACACGGACGAGTGGGAGAGGGATCTGCACTTCCCAGAATCCTTTGCGGGCATCGCTTCTACATCGATCATAATTCCACAGAACACCACGCAGCGCTAA